The following coding sequences are from one Tolumonas lignilytica window:
- a CDS encoding PqiA/YebS family transporter subunit: MKRRRRSTYTLSAVQYTACHECDWLMVIPPLQAGEQAMCPRCEHKLRALPVEARLQPLVYSIAALIMLLCSNLFPFLGMLVKGIHQDMTLYQTATTLLEEEHPALALTVYLFIQVLPATCLLLICLIYSRLGHWRGKRLRKRYTLWLFRLIPWCMVEVFLIGVLVSLIKIASLADIELGYSFWAYVLFSLTMLKAFSAIDRDWLWWQQSGPIHLRTPPTPTGRAIDQNLTLCHACHGLVSLRTHHCPRCHSVLHARKPNSLQWTLALLFTSVILYIPANILPIMITESLGQQTYSTILGGVVLLWNMGSYPVALIIFIASILVPIVKMLAIGWLCWSVYAKRVHHRRGRTRLYRLTEFIGRWSMVDVFVVAILVALIRMGKLMSVYPGSAALAFAGVVILTMLSAMSFDPRLLWDNEPITPTTDLQEKEVETNRAE; encoded by the coding sequence ATGAAGCGCCGTCGTCGCAGCACTTATACACTGTCCGCCGTCCAATATACTGCCTGTCATGAGTGTGACTGGCTAATGGTGATCCCGCCTTTGCAAGCCGGTGAACAAGCCATGTGTCCACGTTGCGAGCATAAACTCAGAGCCTTGCCGGTCGAAGCCCGGCTGCAACCGCTGGTATATAGTATTGCTGCGCTGATCATGCTGCTGTGCAGCAACCTTTTTCCCTTTCTTGGCATGCTGGTAAAGGGGATCCATCAGGACATGACGCTGTACCAGACGGCCACCACCCTGCTGGAAGAAGAACACCCGGCATTGGCACTGACGGTTTATCTCTTCATTCAGGTGCTGCCAGCAACCTGTTTATTACTGATTTGTTTGATTTATTCCCGCCTGGGTCATTGGCGCGGCAAGCGTTTACGCAAACGTTATACCCTCTGGTTATTCCGACTGATCCCCTGGTGTATGGTGGAAGTCTTTCTGATTGGCGTTCTGGTCAGTCTCATTAAAATTGCTTCGCTGGCCGACATTGAACTGGGCTACAGTTTCTGGGCTTATGTGTTGTTTTCGCTGACGATGTTAAAGGCGTTCAGTGCCATTGATCGCGATTGGCTCTGGTGGCAACAAAGCGGTCCCATCCATTTACGAACGCCCCCAACACCGACAGGACGGGCCATTGATCAAAATCTGACCCTGTGCCATGCCTGTCATGGTTTGGTATCGCTTAGAACACATCATTGTCCTCGCTGTCACAGTGTTTTGCATGCACGCAAACCCAACAGCCTGCAATGGACACTGGCGTTACTTTTTACCTCCGTCATCCTGTATATCCCCGCGAATATTCTGCCAATCATGATCACGGAAAGTCTCGGCCAGCAAACCTACTCCACCATTCTGGGCGGGGTAGTGTTATTGTGGAACATGGGCTCTTATCCCGTTGCGTTGATCATCTTTATCGCCAGTATTTTAGTGCCCATCGTGAAAATGCTCGCCATTGGCTGGTTATGCTGGAGTGTCTATGCCAAGAGAGTGCACCACCGGCGTGGTCGAACCCGGCTTTATCGCTTAACGGAATTCATCGGACGCTGGTCCATGGTTGATGTCTTCGTGGTCGCCATTCTCGTCGCCTTGATCCGAATGGGTAAACTCATGTCTGTTTACCCAGGTTCTGCTGCGCTCGCATTTGCCGGCGTTGTCATCCTGACCATGCTGTCAGCCATGAGCTTTGATCCTCGATTGTTATGGGACAATGAACCCATTACACCGACTACCGATTTACAAGAAAAAGAGGTTGAAACCAATCGTGCCGAGTAA
- the pqiB gene encoding intermembrane transport protein PqiB yields MPSNFAKIKKLQRISPIWLIPIVAATIGLWMVVTTLHNQGPLITLEMDNAEGIEPGKTPIKTRSVEIGKVQTVRLGDDLKHVIVTARMNVEAEPLLRDDTRFWVVKPRVGKSGISGLNTLLSGSYLELQPGKSKERKLEFTALDTPPVTPTNAPGLRIELSSEQDSALSVGDPVLYRGFTVGRVEQAEFKSDTRQMNYQLFIQAPYDALVTTNTRFWLNRGIQVQAATDGIKVKTGTLETILSGGVSFSVPSGWELGQPVKTNKTFNLYADEDSSAIRRYQDRIDYILLFDDSVRGLNPGAPVEYRGIQIGSVLSVPFFVPGNDLLTTHSRKIPVLIRIEPGRIREDMDKDQLPNWENEFTAAVKQGLRASLRSGNLLTGALYVDLNFYPDLPKSDGLGELANYHTLPTVPGGLARIEQQVVQLLNKLNQLDINGTLTKAQTMLTETQAAMANVRKVSASMDKIATQQSTQQLPAELKNTLADIQKTLQGLSANSPAYGELNRSIQSLNRVLHEVQPMARTLNEKPNALLFQPDTQNDPVPRKAK; encoded by the coding sequence GTGCCGAGTAATTTTGCCAAGATAAAGAAACTGCAGCGCATTTCGCCGATCTGGCTGATCCCGATTGTAGCCGCGACTATCGGATTATGGATGGTCGTCACGACGCTTCATAATCAAGGGCCATTGATCACACTGGAAATGGATAATGCTGAAGGCATTGAGCCGGGCAAAACCCCGATCAAAACCCGTAGTGTCGAAATTGGCAAAGTACAAACCGTGCGTCTGGGTGATGATTTAAAGCACGTCATCGTGACAGCCCGCATGAATGTCGAAGCAGAACCGCTGCTACGCGATGATACCCGTTTCTGGGTGGTAAAGCCTCGCGTGGGGAAAAGCGGTATTTCAGGTTTAAATACCTTACTCTCCGGCTCTTATCTCGAATTACAACCCGGGAAGAGCAAAGAGCGAAAACTGGAATTCACCGCCTTGGATACCCCGCCTGTCACCCCCACCAACGCACCGGGATTGCGTATAGAGTTGAGCAGTGAGCAAGACAGCGCGTTATCGGTTGGCGATCCGGTATTATATCGTGGCTTTACGGTAGGCCGGGTCGAGCAGGCAGAGTTCAAATCAGATACACGCCAGATGAACTATCAATTGTTCATTCAGGCTCCCTACGATGCGTTGGTCACCACCAATACCCGTTTCTGGCTCAATCGCGGCATTCAAGTGCAAGCGGCAACCGATGGCATCAAAGTCAAAACCGGTACGCTGGAAACAATTCTGTCGGGTGGTGTCAGTTTTAGCGTTCCCTCCGGCTGGGAGCTGGGACAACCGGTTAAAACCAACAAGACTTTTAATCTGTATGCCGATGAAGACAGCAGCGCCATCCGCCGTTATCAGGACAGAATCGATTATATCCTACTGTTCGATGACTCCGTGCGCGGTCTGAACCCCGGCGCACCCGTTGAATATCGCGGTATTCAGATCGGAAGCGTGCTGTCTGTTCCTTTCTTTGTTCCTGGCAACGACCTGCTCACCACGCATTCTCGTAAAATTCCCGTGTTGATCCGCATCGAACCGGGCCGTATTCGTGAAGACATGGATAAAGATCAATTACCAAATTGGGAAAATGAATTTACCGCCGCAGTTAAACAGGGGCTGCGTGCCTCATTACGTTCAGGCAATTTACTGACTGGCGCGCTGTATGTGGATCTCAATTTCTATCCTGATTTACCAAAATCAGATGGTCTGGGTGAATTGGCCAACTACCACACGCTTCCTACCGTACCGGGTGGACTGGCTCGTATTGAGCAGCAGGTCGTCCAATTATTAAATAAATTGAATCAGCTGGATATAAACGGGACGCTCACCAAAGCCCAAACCATGTTGACAGAAACTCAGGCGGCGATGGCCAATGTACGTAAAGTCAGTGCCAGCATGGATAAAATAGCGACGCAACAGAGCACTCAGCAATTACCTGCCGAACTGAAAAATACGCTGGCTGACATACAGAAAACCCTGCAGGGGTTATCAGCAAATTCTCCGGCCTATGGTGAACTGAACCGATCAATTCAATCGTTGAACCGGGTTTTACACGAAGTACAACCCATGGCCAGAACCTTGAACGAAAAACCAAATGCGCTGTTATTCCAGCCTGATACCCAGAATGATCCTGTACCGAGGAAAGCTAAATGA
- a CDS encoding PqiC family protein, whose translation MTILRILLTGLWLCVVTACSNNTSPHYYAIALPDAKNNTVTPNHQPVVTVSDVELADYLNSIGIVYQQDDVQLTTANQHRWAEALDKQLTRALLQELRQQLPAYQWQNGEVSEQHIAQLQVKVRGFHGRADGHAVISGEWTLTTATQQYSGQFQQLYPLGADGYPVLVRTLRSGWQTTINQLAAQLKPLLAAQTQHE comes from the coding sequence ATGACGATATTGCGCATATTACTCACCGGTTTATGGTTGTGTGTTGTTACCGCTTGCAGCAACAACACAAGTCCGCATTACTACGCTATTGCTCTGCCTGATGCAAAGAACAATACCGTCACACCTAACCATCAGCCAGTGGTGACGGTCAGTGATGTTGAACTGGCCGACTATCTGAACAGTATCGGTATTGTTTATCAGCAGGATGATGTGCAACTGACCACCGCCAATCAGCACCGTTGGGCCGAAGCCTTAGATAAACAACTGACGCGCGCCCTGCTGCAGGAATTACGGCAGCAGTTACCGGCCTATCAATGGCAAAATGGAGAGGTCTCCGAACAGCACATTGCTCAGTTGCAGGTAAAGGTTCGCGGTTTTCACGGCAGAGCGGACGGACATGCCGTCATCAGTGGCGAATGGACTCTGACGACGGCGACACAGCAATATAGCGGGCAATTCCAGCAGCTCTACCCGCTGGGGGCAGACGGTTATCCGGTGCTGGTCCGGACACTGCGCAGCGGTTGGCAAACCACCATCAACCAACTGGCTGCGCAGCTAAAACCGTTATTAGCGGCTCAGACTCAGCATGAATAG